Proteins encoded in a region of the Chlorogloeopsis sp. ULAP01 genome:
- a CDS encoding type I polyketide synthase, with the protein MTALKIDAALANLQQEVNNCEKVLSQLIQTKKKRLEKSMEIKKLNSQLQKSPIAIIGIASLFPQSKNLQEYWEKILHKVDCITDVPSSRWDVESYYDPDPKVPDKTYCKRGGFLPEIDFNPMEFGLPPNILEVTDISQLLSLVVAKQALEDAGYGSSRQFNRERTGVILGVALARQLSVPLCNRLQYPIWEKVLKSSGLSDKDTQKIVEKMKLAYVNWEENAFPGMLANVVSGRIANRLDLGGMNCVVDAACASSFGALKMAVSELNERRSDMMLTGGVDTDNSILAYMCFSKTPAVSPSQNTKPFDDDADGMMLGEGIGMIVLKRLEDAERDDDRIYAVIKGIGTSSDGKYKSIYAPRPEGQVRALCHAYEDAGFSPLTVSLVEAHGTGTRAGDVTEFTALKEFFSENNSNTQHIALGSVKSQIGHTKAAAGTASLIKTALALHHKVLPPTINITKPNSKFNIETSPFYLNTETKPWLCSDGGARRAGVSCFGFGGTNYHVVMEEYESEHHFGYRLHSTPQSILLSASTTKQLLIQCEDILQKLQSSAKDKCYLELIESSKSLEIPLTDVRVGFVVDSLAEACDSLQIIIDWLKKCQESESWNLPQGIYYRKTGIALNGKVVALFSGQGSQYLNMGRELAINFPCLRQAYSYMNGFLHQDGLPLISDIVFPPPGFDAATRQVQSEVLQRTEYAQPAIGVFSVGLYKILQQAGFKPDFVAGHSFGELTALWAAEVLSDEDYFFLVKARSQAMAMPKNLNFDAGAMLSVKGDVSGVNQVVKNFPQVTIANLNSKNQVVLAGVKPEIAQVQQILNQQGYSTVLLSVSAAFHTPLVSRAQKPFAQAIEAVTFKNAKIPVYSNVTGKRYPTEPQAIKNILKEHLINPVRFQHEIENIYADGGCIFIEFGPRNILTNLVKDTLGDKPHLAVALNATSQKDSDRLFREAVMQLRVAGLPLKNLDPYQRSPKVVESEDNKILNVRLNGTNYVAEKTKIAFENALKDGQKVKVHTSNSEVKSVTDSIVLTPPACQSNGHLQKNGHQLKSPRTPSEMKIAPISTLSTSNTSISVQQAFEPKMQKTPNLNYQSLFASLESSLKQFHQHQDEILRIHEQFLNHQIEYGKTFCQLMEQQNLLFVNENATQQQLETKLAVLESSERSINKFQAYQDETLRIHEEYLKHEKDYTKTFCQLIQQQYEILINSDSKVSDVGNRDSPAIISTVKENDPIKQDSTVPPADPSVAIPTNGHSSSPEPFLSNGSNHSSDQVWENMVAVAARHKSDFLKDIQLESTVAIAPPTQVSIDVAEFSQSLLNIVSEKTGYPAQILELEMDMEADLGIDSIKRVEILGTLQQRYPNLPQANPDELTQLRTLAQIVDYIKTLVQESDRTSTIATDFEQSQVISSPTHDLSSEYIRIPASGYVCVNPNNQSLYERDLNISYPTTSNALEVVQEEADEQTQLSAAIAPPTQVSIDVTKFSQSLLNIVSEKTGYPAQILELEMDMEADLGIDSIKRVEILGALQQRYPNLPQANPDELTQLCTLAQIVEYLQLSLVGSAEKKNAESIALQQQPSLAHNIPRCAVKLKFLPKPDFLDFTFSKNYIALLTDDGGLTTAKLAQFLKEQGWKVIVLSFPPSAIAKQSPLPEEVIRIALEDMSEEHLKQQLTAIANTYGSIGAFIHLNPLFVSSQNDGIQYLEVEKAIVKHIFLIAKHLKKSLHQAAHEGYSCFCTITRLDGAFGLTQKVNFGAISAGLFGLTKSLNFEWESVFCRAIDLYPNLDAEESAQDIIAELHDPNRLIAEVGYSKNGRVTLTAEPFI; encoded by the coding sequence ATGACTGCTCTTAAAATTGATGCTGCTCTCGCAAATTTACAACAAGAGGTTAACAATTGTGAGAAGGTTCTAAGTCAGCTGATACAGACAAAAAAAAAGAGGCTTGAGAAATCAATGGAGATTAAAAAACTCAACTCCCAACTGCAAAAAAGTCCTATAGCCATTATTGGGATAGCTTCTTTATTCCCACAATCTAAAAATTTACAGGAATACTGGGAGAAGATTCTTCACAAAGTTGATTGTATTACTGATGTACCCTCTTCACGTTGGGATGTAGAATCTTACTACGATCCAGATCCTAAAGTACCTGACAAAACCTACTGTAAAAGAGGTGGATTTCTCCCAGAAATCGATTTCAATCCGATGGAATTTGGGCTTCCTCCCAATATTCTCGAAGTTACGGATATTTCGCAGTTACTGAGTTTGGTTGTAGCAAAACAAGCTCTAGAAGATGCAGGTTATGGTTCATCTAGACAGTTTAATCGAGAACGCACTGGAGTTATTCTGGGTGTAGCTCTGGCAAGACAACTTAGCGTGCCACTATGTAACAGATTACAATATCCCATTTGGGAAAAAGTTCTCAAAAGTAGTGGATTATCCGATAAGGATACGCAAAAAATAGTCGAAAAGATGAAACTAGCATATGTAAATTGGGAAGAAAATGCCTTCCCTGGGATGCTAGCTAACGTAGTCAGTGGCAGAATTGCCAATCGCCTAGATTTGGGAGGAATGAACTGTGTGGTGGATGCAGCCTGTGCTAGTTCATTTGGTGCTCTCAAAATGGCTGTTAGCGAGTTGAACGAACGTCGCAGCGATATGATGCTGACTGGAGGAGTTGATACTGACAACTCGATTCTTGCTTATATGTGTTTTAGCAAAACACCTGCTGTCTCACCAAGCCAGAATACCAAGCCTTTTGATGATGATGCAGATGGGATGATGCTAGGTGAAGGCATTGGTATGATAGTACTGAAGCGCCTTGAAGATGCCGAACGAGACGATGACAGAATCTACGCAGTCATTAAAGGAATTGGCACCTCTAGTGATGGAAAGTATAAAAGTATCTATGCACCCCGTCCAGAAGGACAGGTGAGAGCATTGTGTCACGCCTATGAAGATGCCGGATTTTCGCCTCTTACTGTCAGTTTAGTAGAAGCACACGGCACGGGTACTAGAGCGGGAGATGTAACAGAATTTACAGCTTTAAAAGAATTTTTTAGCGAAAACAACTCTAATACTCAACACATTGCGCTTGGAAGTGTTAAATCACAGATAGGACATACAAAAGCTGCAGCTGGTACAGCTAGTTTGATTAAAACTGCTCTTGCCCTACACCATAAAGTATTGCCGCCTACAATTAACATTACTAAGCCAAACTCGAAATTTAATATAGAAACTTCACCTTTTTATTTAAATACAGAAACTAAACCTTGGCTGTGCAGTGATGGTGGAGCAAGACGAGCAGGCGTGAGTTGTTTTGGTTTTGGTGGTACAAATTATCATGTTGTGATGGAAGAATACGAAAGCGAACATCATTTCGGCTACCGTTTACACAGTACTCCCCAATCAATACTGTTGTCTGCATCCACAACAAAGCAGTTGTTGATTCAATGTGAAGACATTCTGCAAAAATTGCAATCTAGTGCCAAAGATAAATGTTATTTAGAACTAATTGAATCTAGTAAATCTCTAGAAATTCCTCTTACTGATGTAAGAGTGGGGTTTGTCGTAGATTCTTTAGCAGAGGCTTGCGACTCGTTGCAGATAATCATTGATTGGCTCAAGAAATGTCAGGAAAGTGAATCATGGAATCTGCCCCAAGGAATTTACTACCGCAAAACTGGCATTGCTTTGAATGGAAAAGTAGTTGCTTTGTTTTCAGGGCAAGGCTCGCAATATTTAAATATGGGCAGGGAACTTGCTATTAACTTTCCTTGCTTGCGACAAGCCTACAGTTATATGAACGGGTTTTTGCATCAAGATGGTTTGCCACTGATTTCAGACATTGTTTTTCCTCCACCTGGATTTGATGCTGCGACAAGACAAGTTCAAAGCGAAGTATTACAGCGTACTGAATATGCTCAACCCGCGATTGGAGTTTTTAGTGTTGGCTTATACAAAATTTTACAACAAGCCGGGTTTAAACCTGATTTTGTCGCCGGGCATAGCTTTGGAGAATTGACAGCACTTTGGGCTGCTGAAGTATTAAGCGATGAAGATTACTTTTTTCTAGTCAAAGCCAGAAGTCAAGCTATGGCGATGCCCAAAAATCTCAATTTTGATGCGGGAGCCATGCTCTCTGTAAAGGGTGATGTGAGTGGGGTAAACCAAGTAGTAAAGAATTTCCCTCAAGTTACGATCGCTAATTTAAATTCTAAAAATCAGGTGGTGCTAGCAGGTGTTAAGCCGGAAATAGCCCAAGTGCAACAGATTTTGAATCAGCAAGGATATTCTACTGTTTTATTGTCTGTATCCGCGGCTTTTCATACACCACTTGTTAGTCGAGCACAAAAACCTTTTGCTCAAGCAATTGAAGCAGTTACCTTCAAAAACGCCAAGATTCCTGTTTACAGCAATGTCACAGGCAAACGCTATCCTACCGAACCCCAAGCGATCAAAAATATTCTCAAAGAGCATTTGATCAACCCGGTACGCTTTCAGCATGAAATAGAAAATATCTATGCCGATGGTGGCTGTATCTTTATTGAATTCGGGCCAAGGAACATTTTAACAAACTTGGTGAAAGATACTCTCGGCGACAAACCCCACCTCGCCGTCGCCCTAAATGCCACAAGCCAAAAAGATAGTGATCGCTTATTCAGGGAAGCCGTCATGCAGTTGCGTGTAGCTGGTTTACCTTTAAAAAACCTAGATCCTTACCAGCGATCGCCTAAAGTAGTTGAGTCTGAAGATAACAAGATATTGAATGTTCGTTTAAACGGTACGAACTATGTAGCCGAAAAAACGAAAATAGCTTTTGAAAACGCTTTAAAGGATGGGCAAAAAGTCAAAGTTCATACTAGCAACTCAGAAGTCAAATCTGTGACTGATTCTATAGTGCTAACTCCACCAGCTTGTCAAAGCAATGGACATTTACAGAAAAATGGGCATCAATTAAAATCCCCTCGCACTCCATCTGAAATGAAAATTGCCCCGATCTCAACTTTATCCACATCCAATACATCAATTTCCGTTCAACAAGCTTTTGAACCGAAGATGCAAAAAACACCAAATTTAAATTACCAAAGTCTTTTTGCCAGCTTAGAGTCTAGCCTCAAACAGTTTCATCAACATCAAGATGAAATTTTGCGCATTCACGAACAGTTTCTTAACCATCAGATAGAATACGGCAAAACATTTTGCCAGTTAATGGAACAGCAGAATTTATTGTTTGTAAACGAAAATGCTACTCAGCAACAATTAGAAACAAAGTTAGCTGTACTTGAAAGTTCAGAACGCAGTATCAATAAGTTTCAAGCTTATCAAGATGAAACTCTACGCATTCATGAAGAATATCTCAAGCATGAGAAGGATTATACCAAAACTTTCTGCCAACTGATCCAGCAACAGTATGAGATCCTAATCAATAGCGACTCTAAAGTTTCAGATGTTGGCAATCGTGATAGTCCTGCAATTATATCCACAGTCAAAGAAAACGATCCTATCAAACAGGATAGTACTGTTCCGCCCGCAGATCCATCGGTTGCTATACCTACTAATGGACATTCGAGCAGCCCAGAACCATTTTTAAGTAATGGTTCTAATCATAGCTCCGATCAAGTTTGGGAAAATATGGTGGCAGTTGCCGCCAGGCATAAAAGCGACTTTCTCAAAGATATACAGCTTGAGTCAACAGTAGCGATCGCTCCTCCAACACAGGTAAGCATTGATGTTGCCGAATTCAGTCAAAGCCTGCTCAACATCGTTAGCGAAAAGACGGGTTATCCAGCTCAAATCTTAGAGTTAGAGATGGATATGGAAGCAGATTTGGGAATTGACTCGATCAAACGTGTCGAAATTCTAGGCACACTGCAACAGCGATATCCTAATTTGCCCCAAGCCAATCCTGATGAACTAACACAACTACGTACCCTTGCTCAAATCGTTGACTATATCAAAACTCTGGTACAAGAAAGCGATCGCACATCTACCATAGCTACTGATTTTGAACAGTCGCAGGTCATATCAAGTCCAACTCATGACCTATCATCAGAATATATCCGTATTCCCGCCTCTGGTTACGTCTGTGTCAATCCAAACAATCAGTCTTTGTACGAGCGCGATCTAAATATTTCCTATCCTACTACCAGCAATGCTTTAGAGGTAGTTCAGGAAGAGGCAGATGAACAAACCCAATTATCGGCAGCGATCGCTCCTCCAACACAGGTAAGCATTGATGTTACCAAATTCAGTCAAAGCCTGCTCAACATCGTTAGCGAAAAGACTGGTTATCCAGCTCAAATCTTAGAGTTAGAGATGGATATGGAAGCAGATTTGGGAATTGACTCGATCAAACGCGTCGAAATTTTAGGCGCACTGCAACAGCGATATCCCAATTTGCCCCAAGCCAATCCTGATGAACTAACACAACTATGCACTCTTGCTCAAATCGTTGAGTATCTGCAACTATCTCTCGTAGGCTCGGCTGAAAAAAAAAACGCTGAAAGTATAGCTTTACAACAGCAACCCAGTCTAGCTCACAATATTCCACGCTGTGCTGTCAAACTAAAATTTCTGCCTAAACCGGATTTTTTAGACTTCACCTTCAGCAAAAACTACATTGCTCTACTTACTGATGATGGTGGCTTAACGACTGCTAAATTAGCTCAATTCCTTAAAGAGCAAGGCTGGAAGGTTATTGTTTTGAGTTTTCCCCCATCAGCGATCGCCAAACAATCGCCTTTACCCGAAGAGGTTATTCGGATTGCGCTTGAAGATATGAGTGAAGAACATTTAAAACAACAGTTAACAGCGATTGCCAACACCTATGGCTCAATTGGCGCTTTCATTCATCTCAATCCCTTGTTTGTTAGTAGTCAAAACGATGGAATTCAGTATTTAGAAGTAGAAAAGGCGATAGTCAAACATATCTTTCTCATCGCCAAACATCTCAAAAAATCGCTTCATCAAGCGGCGCATGAAGGATACAGTTGTTTCTGCACTATTACTCGTCTTGATGGAGCATTTGGTTTAACACAAAAGGTAAACTTTGGTGCCATCAGCGCCGGGCTATTTGGATTAACTAAATCTCTCAACTTTGAATGGGAATCTGTATTTTGTCGGGCAATTGACTTGTATCCCAATTTAGATGCCGAAGAATCAGCACAAGATATTATTGCTGAACTTCACGATCCCAATCGTTTGATTGCCGAAGTTGGGTATAGCAAAAATGGACGAGTCACCCTAACTGCTGAACCATTTATTTGA
- a CDS encoding DevA family ABC transporter ATP-binding protein, with translation MQLFPSLPDQYVVNINNLNHYFGQKKLQHQILFNINLKIKYGEIVIMTGPSGSGKTTLLSLIGGLRSLQQGSIKVLNQELNGANNDQLVKIRRHIGYIFQAHNLLEFLTVRQNVQISLELHKEISEREARYKSEAILQAVKLGDRVNYYPHNLSGGQKQRVAIARALVSHPKLILADEPTAALDSKTGRDIVELMQQLAKKQECAILMVTHDNRILDIADRIIQMEDGQLISNKKIN, from the coding sequence ATGCAATTATTCCCATCTCTTCCAGACCAGTATGTTGTAAATATTAATAACCTCAATCACTACTTTGGTCAAAAAAAATTACAGCATCAAATTTTATTTAACATTAATTTGAAAATAAAATATGGAGAAATTGTAATTATGACTGGGCCATCAGGATCGGGAAAAACCACACTATTGAGTTTAATTGGCGGTTTACGTTCCCTTCAACAGGGAAGTATTAAAGTTCTAAATCAAGAGCTAAACGGGGCTAATAATGACCAATTAGTAAAAATACGTCGGCATATTGGCTACATTTTTCAAGCTCACAACTTATTAGAATTTTTAACTGTTCGACAGAACGTCCAAATTTCACTTGAACTGCATAAAGAAATTTCTGAACGAGAAGCCCGCTACAAATCAGAAGCCATACTCCAAGCAGTAAAATTAGGCGATCGCGTCAATTACTATCCTCACAATCTTTCAGGAGGACAAAAGCAACGAGTAGCAATTGCCCGTGCTTTAGTAAGCCATCCCAAATTAATTTTGGCTGATGAACCTACCGCAGCTTTAGATAGTAAAACAGGTAGAGATATTGTAGAGTTAATGCAGCAATTAGCTAAAAAACAGGAATGTGCAATCTTAATGGTGACTCACGATAACCGCATTCTAGATATTGCTGATCGCATTATTCAAATGGAAGATGGTCAGTTAATTAGTAATAAGAAAATTAATTAA
- the devC gene encoding ABC transporter permease DevC has translation MILKIPLAWLQLAHQKVRFLVTLSGIAFIVILLFVQLGVQDALYASATYLHQNLRGDLFLISSQYNSLTSQHSFSRSRLYQALGFNGVGSVIPLYLQFAKLKNPVNGRKFPIYVIAFDPGKPIFNLPEVNQNIKIIQLPDIVLFDRLSRTEFGPITESFEQNKLVIIEIFGYNKSIGYRVKVGGLFTQGPSFGVDGNLIMSYSTFLRTFQERRAEQIDIGLLNLKPGADIQKVSANLSDYLPKDVKVFNRQEFIQFEKDFWSRRTPIGFVFSLMVTMGFAIGIAVVYQILYSNISNHLAEYATLKAVGFKNNYLLNVVFQQSLLLAVLGYIPGFIVTLDIYNLANKVTRLPIFMSSDKALIVLTATILMCSISGLFAMNKLRAADPADIF, from the coding sequence ATGATTCTCAAGATTCCCCTAGCTTGGCTACAACTAGCCCACCAAAAAGTTCGCTTTCTAGTGACTTTAAGCGGTATCGCCTTTATCGTCATTCTTTTATTTGTACAACTAGGTGTACAAGATGCCCTTTATGCAAGTGCTACATATTTACATCAAAATTTACGAGGAGATTTATTTTTAATTAGTTCTCAATATAATTCTTTAACCTCCCAGCACAGTTTTTCTCGTTCTCGTTTATATCAGGCTCTCGGCTTTAACGGTGTAGGATCAGTCATTCCTTTATACCTTCAATTTGCTAAGTTAAAAAATCCTGTTAATGGACGTAAATTTCCAATCTATGTTATTGCTTTTGATCCTGGAAAACCAATTTTTAACTTACCAGAAGTTAATCAGAATATCAAAATAATTCAACTTCCTGATATTGTTTTATTTGACCGATTATCTCGTACAGAATTTGGCCCAATTACTGAAAGTTTTGAACAAAATAAACTTGTAATTATTGAGATATTTGGCTATAACAAATCAATAGGTTACAGAGTGAAAGTAGGAGGTTTATTTACTCAAGGCCCTTCCTTTGGAGTTGATGGCAATTTAATTATGAGTTATTCAACTTTTTTAAGGACATTTCAAGAGCGTCGAGCAGAACAGATAGACATAGGTTTATTAAACCTTAAACCAGGTGCTGATATTCAAAAAGTTTCTGCTAATTTGTCAGATTACTTACCTAAAGACGTCAAGGTTTTTAATCGTCAGGAATTTATTCAGTTTGAAAAAGATTTTTGGTCTAGACGAACACCCATTGGTTTTGTCTTTAGTTTAATGGTGACAATGGGATTTGCAATTGGTATTGCGGTTGTTTATCAAATTCTTTATAGTAATATTTCCAATCACTTAGCAGAATATGCTACTTTAAAAGCCGTAGGTTTTAAAAATAACTATCTATTGAATGTAGTATTTCAGCAATCATTATTATTAGCTGTTTTAGGTTATATTCCCGGATTTATAGTTACTTTGGATATATATAACTTAGCTAATAAAGTTACTCGTTTACCAATTTTTATGAGTAGTGATAAAGCTCTAATCGTTTTAACAGCAACAATTTTAATGTGTTCAATTTCCGGACTTTTTGCCATGAATAAATTAAGAGCCGCAGATCCAGCTGATATTTTCTAA
- a CDS encoding ABC exporter membrane fusion protein encodes MIKEQNENHSLIKRIGQLLLILLAAMGLSNFLLFRFSSKNSTPVAPNSNPAIIGVTGLGRLEPEGEVIHLSAPTSIQGTRVKRILVKEGDKVQLEQVIAILDNYESRQAALNRAKQQVKIAKARLAKVKAGAQTGEIAAQQATIARLEAESRGEVAAQQAAIARLEAELSNAEAENRRYQELYQTGAISASARDSKRLPMETAQQQLNEAKATLKRTIASYREQIAQAKATLNRIVEIRPEDMQLAQAEVDDAIAQVQQAVADYNLAYVRSPITGKVLKIHTRAGEIVSNQGIAELGKTNQMYVVAEIYETDIKKVRIGQQATMSSVAFPGEIQGTVSQIGLQVSKQNVFDVNPLADTDQKIVEVKIRISNPEDSQLVARLTNLQVQVMIHI; translated from the coding sequence ATGATAAAAGAACAAAACGAAAATCATTCATTAATAAAACGCATCGGTCAGTTGCTGTTAATTTTACTAGCTGCCATGGGTTTATCCAATTTTTTGCTATTTCGATTTAGTTCTAAAAATTCTACACCAGTTGCTCCAAATAGTAACCCCGCGATTATTGGCGTTACAGGCTTAGGGCGTTTAGAACCAGAAGGAGAAGTCATTCATCTATCTGCCCCGACTTCAATCCAAGGTACACGAGTGAAGCGAATCTTGGTGAAAGAAGGAGATAAGGTGCAACTAGAACAAGTAATTGCGATTTTAGATAACTATGAATCTCGCCAAGCTGCCTTAAATAGAGCCAAACAACAAGTCAAAATTGCCAAAGCTCGCCTAGCAAAGGTAAAAGCGGGAGCTCAAACAGGAGAAATTGCTGCTCAACAAGCAACAATCGCTCGACTCGAAGCCGAATCGCGTGGAGAAGTTGCCGCTCAACAAGCAGCGATCGCTCGACTCGAAGCCGAGTTAAGCAATGCTGAAGCAGAAAACCGACGCTATCAGGAACTATACCAAACTGGGGCAATTTCAGCTTCTGCAAGAGACAGCAAAAGACTACCGATGGAAACAGCTCAACAGCAGCTCAATGAAGCCAAAGCAACTCTAAAGCGTACCATAGCAAGTTATCGAGAGCAGATCGCTCAAGCAAAAGCCACTCTTAATCGGATTGTTGAGATTCGCCCTGAAGATATGCAATTAGCTCAAGCAGAAGTTGATGATGCGATCGCCCAAGTTCAACAAGCAGTAGCAGATTACAATTTAGCCTACGTGCGCTCTCCCATCACTGGCAAGGTTTTAAAAATTCATACCCGCGCTGGAGAAATTGTTAGCAACCAGGGCATTGCCGAGCTTGGTAAAACTAACCAGATGTATGTAGTGGCAGAAATCTATGAAACAGACATTAAAAAAGTACGTATAGGTCAACAGGCTACCATGTCTAGCGTAGCTTTTCCAGGCGAAATCCAAGGAACAGTTAGCCAGATTGGTTTACAAGTTAGCAAACAAAATGTTTTTGATGTTAATCCACTAGCAGACACTGATCAAAAAATAGTGGAGGTGAAAATTCGGATTTCCAACCCAGAAGATAGCCAGCTAGTTGCCAGGCTAACTAACTTACAGGTACAAGTCATGATTCACATCTGA
- a CDS encoding response regulator transcription factor → MSLLILIVDDDPAVRYEASSSLEKFGYSVITTEDGQEALNIIEEYHPNLIVTDISMSELDGYQLIRWVRQHPKFRILPVVFLTARVDAQKRILGYQLGGDACLPKPFELSELYAVIRNLLERSQLMLWEWCLGMQQQSMERQITSVDLTYQISLEHQEQIPQANSIEQIFLTRRERMVLRFLIQGKSNSQIATSLYLSRRTVEKYVSNLLGKTGTNNRLELVQFAMKNNLINP, encoded by the coding sequence ATGTCCTTATTAATTCTTATTGTCGATGATGATCCAGCAGTTCGTTATGAAGCGAGTTCTTCTCTAGAGAAGTTCGGTTACTCAGTTATTACTACTGAGGATGGGCAAGAAGCATTAAATATCATTGAGGAGTACCATCCGAACTTAATTGTCACTGATATTAGTATGTCTGAGTTAGATGGTTACCAGTTAATTCGCTGGGTGCGTCAACATCCAAAATTTCGTATATTGCCCGTAGTTTTTTTAACAGCAAGGGTAGATGCCCAAAAGCGAATTCTAGGCTATCAGCTAGGGGGTGATGCGTGTTTACCTAAACCATTTGAATTAAGTGAACTATATGCTGTAATTCGCAATTTGCTGGAGCGATCGCAACTAATGCTATGGGAGTGGTGTTTAGGAATGCAACAGCAAAGTATGGAAAGACAAATTACTTCTGTCGATCTAACATATCAGATTTCTTTAGAACATCAAGAACAAATTCCTCAGGCAAATTCAATAGAGCAAATCTTTTTAACTCGCAGAGAAAGAATGGTTTTAAGATTTTTGATACAGGGCAAATCAAATTCTCAAATTGCTACTAGCTTGTATCTCAGTCGTCGAACTGTAGAGAAATATGTCAGTAATTTACTAGGCAAAACCGGAACAAATAATCGACTAGAGCTTGTACAATTTGCCATGAAAAATAATTTAATCAATCCATAA